Genomic DNA from Manihot esculenta cultivar AM560-2 chromosome 15, M.esculenta_v8, whole genome shotgun sequence:
gagTCTCTGTTTTTAAGAGAGAATagcttaaaaatatttaactacccataaactaaaatatattgatgaacGCTTAATTTTTTCACTCCGGTCTAAGGTCAAACTCATGAAAACAGTCCATAATCTGAAGATTTCTAAGTCTCCTGCAAGAGttaggtccagcccgctcagctgTAGGACCGGACTCCACCTAGATTCCTCAATCCGGTCGACCCAGCCTTTTTGACCCGATGATCAGGCCTCCTTTAGACTCAGCCTTAACCCCATCTTCCAGCCCAGTCCGGAAGAAAAAAAGTGGCCGGCCCGTCCGACTGGTAGGTCCACTCGCATGCGTGCCATAGGAGAATTAAGTGGCCATTACGCATGCAGCAGGAATCTGATATTATCGTACGTCCagatctgtatggcagagacacgTGATCTAATAACGAAAACTtcgttatacgtcactagcagataaaaggaaagaaataaaaggagaaatactcacCTCACggactaaattttttttaaattcacaaaactcttataaaattttattttttcaaaatttgagaTCATCCCATACTATATATGTtgatttatcaaataaatttatagagtTAAGCTTTGGCGAGATGTGAAAAGAAACTCCCAATATTAACGAAATCAAACTTtggtatataataaaataaccaaATCAAAAACCCTAATCAACCTCGAATTTTGAGAAtgtaattcaaattaaaaagaaagtttCAAAAAACTAATAGATGGACCCAACTACCAACTGACAACATTGGTCCTCGGTAAAAATTTCCATTTGTTTAAACAAAGTTGAATGTGGGTAAGCACGTGTTCACCGTCTCTCACGTGCATGACTCATGCAAACCAGTGGAAAAAAGAGCTAATTGGAGAAATGAAGAGAAGAGAGACAATTTCCTATATTCGCTGTCATTGGAActcatcaaaaaaaaaaaaaaaaaaaatcacaccaCGCCCCATCTGAtgattctctttattttatcttCTTTTGCCAGAGATTTTGACAataataaattgttttttttattttatttaattttcttattataaatattaattaataaaagtttaccacccattaaaataaaagatgaagAATACCTAGAGAACATAAGACTGATCATCACCAGTGATTCCTTCTCTTATATTTACATAGACTATTATAGATCAGATCAAGCTAGCTACTTCTCTTTTTTCTTCAGCTTCTTTCTTTTAACTCATCACACTCTCTATCTTCTCTTAGAATCAAAAACCCAAGATTCAAGCAACTGATTTTCTGTGTTTCTCTTCAACTTTTAGCAACTGGGTTGAAGCTGACTCGGTGATTTTTCAAGAATTACAGTGCAGTAGTACGACTGCTGAGGTGAGTTTTCTTTTGCCTTGTTTGATCAAATCATATGATAGACATGACAACATATATAGCCAATCCAAATGTAGTTTTCTGAAATGCCTAGGATTCTACATTTGTGTTTTGTCTTAAAATAGGCAACTTTTTTTACACTACTGTAGAACTGTTTGCATGCATGGCCAGTGGTGGAGCCATTAGTTAGCTAGCTTACCTCTGATGAACCACAATGGTTATATAACTGCGTTCTTTACCGTCTGGCATTTGTGGGGTTCCATTGTTAGCTCCTcagttttttttcttcttgatCTCATGAACATATACATATGCTAAGAGCTTTAAGGTCAACTAGATATGCTCACATCCTTTGACCAATTGGGatgatttcttttttccttttttttctatcTGCAAGGAAAATTTCAGTAAAGGCCCATGGGTAAATTGGTACGGTTCTGAATGTATCATATCACAATTTCGAAATCAAGaatttcttttcttgcaaaattctAGTTTAAAGAGTGAAAAATCTAGCTAGTTTAAAGAGTTACTGCCCCTCGACtatagttaatttatttaattatacaaataattaagttttaatcatgaaATTAGCCAGTAATATAGATAATTAAAAGATAGAAATGATACATTAGCCAAAActaaagattttaaaaaaaattatcctgCCCAATTAGTCATAGAAGACAAGACCCATGTGAATGAGCAAAGTATATAGTCACCTCTTTTTGCTTTTGTCAGGTTCAAcaatactaaaatattaaaatttctcaaaaaaattcatttgaaCCAAACAAGTCCTAAGATTATAATGATTCCTTATGCATGCAGGTTGTAAATTGAAGAACATAAAATGGAGAAGAACCCACCTCGTAAAGAAGCAAAAAAGAGCAGCAGATACACCATTGATGAAAGTGGAGGAGATTTGATCGAGTGTTCAGGCAAGTATTGTAGATCATGCACAGCAGGATTGATAGCAGACTGTGTAGCCTTAAGTTGCTGCCCTTGTGCTCTATTGAATCTCTTAACATTTGCTTTTGTTAAAGTTCCATGGATGGTGGGAAGGAAGTGTTTGGGAAGactgaaaaagaagagaaaaaagaagacaattaaaagaaaatccaAGAAAAGAAGCAAAAAATCTGAAGCAGAAGGTGAAGGTGAGGCCATAATTGAATTAGAGGAGAGAGATGGGGATTTGAAAAAGGGAAGGAGAGAAGATGGAATTTGGGAAATTGTAAAGGGGTTTAGTAAAGAAGAGGAAATTATGAATAGTGTTAGTGCAAGGTTTGAGGCTGATAAGGTTTGGTTAGAGTTGTATGAAGATGGGCATTTGGGTTTTGGTAGGGTTTCTTTTACtggtattaaataaatatattgttGTATTAAATTGTatatcttaattatttttattattttaattatgatttattGTTGATAATCACCCGATAAAtcatttgataattatttttaccataattaatttaaaaaattaagcaaAAAGCGATATTAAACTCTATcaagaattttaattaatattatttaaataaacgaaaagttaaaaagcaaaaaaaatcttattaaaactcattgaaaaatattcaaatgattaagaaaatattatttataatagaaaaaattagataattaaaatataaaattaactctttaaaattttaaactttgtaATTAAACTTTCGACtcttgttatatttttaaaaatcatgaaATTCTTTTTTTGAAAAGTTATCGTGAGTCTACATCAGACGTGGATAACAAAAATTAGATTCGGTCTAAATTTACCATAAAGTTTAAGACCAATTACTCCGTATAAAAAAGAGCAGGTAGTTGGAGGGAAAGAAATGTTAGATCTATAATGAAAAAGGCTTTTAACTAATAGGTGTGATTtgaaaaacttatttgactTTTGATATTGAATTGAAACTTATTTATCATTATATAGTATTTCTTTAGTTAAACTAGTTTTACCTAATCTGTCTTGCATATTTTTAGGGTAATTTATGATTTAGTCCctggatattgccattattaacaagtcagtccctgtattttcagaaacctattaaaacgtccttatataaTCAAAACGTTAACAAATCAGTCCTTTCATCCACTATTaccctcttttccgttaaaaataagatgaaaagacCAAAATAACCTTAGTGTAACTTTTCCCCAAATCGATAATTTCTCTTCTCAAATCCctatcctctctctctcttctcccgAAAATGAAAACTTCTGTTCCGAAATCCCTAATTTCTCTTTTCTTCCCAAATCGATAACCTCTCTCTTCCTAAATCCCTAACTTTCTGTCTTCTCCCAAGTCGATAACTTCTCTTCTCAAATCTCTAACTTCCCTCTTCTTCCCTAAATCCTCTCTTCTCGATTTTGTTGGTTTTTATCGAAGAGAAGTTGGGTTCTGTCGAAGAGAAGTTGTGGTCCCGATTTTGTTGGTTTCTGTCAAACAACTGGGGAAAGGTAACTTTTTgtgctttcttttattttttttttctttggatgTGTGATCATAATATTTGTATTATAGTAAAACATGTGGGTACCACTTACTGTTACTGAtagttttagttaattttttttttcaggagaTTTTGACTAATTAAAGAATGTGTGATTCATGTGTGCAGGTCTGAAAACATGGCTGTGGAAGAGAGATTTACTATGGTGTTGACATATGAAAACAAAACCGATTCTTTATATAATGTCCCTATTGCAAGGTATTCGTACATATCCTTGTTGTCTGATGTTTATAAGTTGTTTAACATAGCTGCATCATTTGTTTCGTTTGTTACTGGTAGTGGGATGAGTGTAGAAAATGATGATGATTTAATGTTGGCTTTTGAGTTGTACAAACATAGTCATAAATTGCCTTTGACTGTACACGTAAAGGGGGTCCCTCTGAACACTGAGATGTCtgatgatgacgatgatgatgatgatgtttgTATTATTGGTGAGAGCAGTGATACTGGTGAGGGTAGTAACCTTGGTGAGGGTGGTAATACTGTTGAGGATATTAACCTTGATGATGCCTTAGGTAGAAAAACTCCCCCATTAAATAGGGATGTGTCCACAAGAGGTAGGGGCAGGAGTGTGCCATTAAGAGGAAAGGGAGGAAGAAGCAGTTTTACTAGAGGTAGAGGGATAAGACAGGAAAGTGTTAGTGAAAGTGGGCAGTTAGGGGGAGGGGCCAATGAATCACCACAAATTGATTCTGAAAGTGATGTATCATTCAATGAAAGTGAGGTTGGAGATGATTTACCTGAAGAAGTTATATTTGACAATGAGATTAGTACTGAGGAGTCAGATGGGTTATCAGGTTATGCTAGTGACAATGACAAAGAGGTTGAAGATAGTGAGAATGAGTCTTATGATCCaaataatagaaagaaaaaatatattgatcctTATCATGGCATGTATGATCATCCCTTCCAACACAATGAAGGGGAAGAGATTTTGTTTAAAGAGGGCCAAGTTTTTAAGGACATTGTAACTTTGAGGAATGCAATGAGAGATTATGCTATTAAGGGGGGATATGATATTACAAGAGTTAAAAATGACTCTACTAGATTAACAGCTAAGTGTTCCAGTACAAGATGTCCCTGGAGGTTTCATGCATCAATTTTGTCTGACCAAGTCACTTTCATGGTTAAGACTCTACATGATGAGCACACATGCATAAGACCattaagaaatgaaaatttgaattcaaacaCTAAGTGGATAGTAGAAAAACTTAGGGAAAAGCTGAGGGCAGACCCTGACATGAGTTATGAACTCATGCAGCATGAGTTGATGGGAAAATGGGGTGTGGAAGTTCCTGTGTGGCAATTATATAGAGCTAAGTGCAAGGCTAGAGATGAGAATATGGGCATGCATTGTGAAAGTTTCCAAAAACTTAAGAAATATGTCCATTATTTGCAAACATATAACTCGGGTACAGTTGTAAAAATTCAGCCAGCTCCAAGGGTTAATGAAGATGATCCTTTTGTTTTTCAAAGAATATGGATTATGTTTGATGCTATAAAGTCTGGGTTTGAGAATGGTTGTAGACCCTTTATAGGATTAGATGGTTGCCACTTGAAGGGTCCATATGGAGGGATTTTCCTAGTTGCAGTCATACTGGATGGAAATAGAGGTGTGCTACCTCTTGCATTTTCTATAGTTGAAGCAGAATGTGGTGATAGCTGGACATTTTTCCTAGAGAATCTTTATTCTTGCATTGGTGGAGGAACTGATGCTAGGCCT
This window encodes:
- the LOC110602687 gene encoding uncharacterized protein LOC110602687, with the translated sequence MEKNPPRKEAKKSSRYTIDESGGDLIECSGKYCRSCTAGLIADCVALSCCPCALLNLLTFAFVKVPWMVGRKCLGRLKKKRKKKTIKRKSKKRSKKSEAEGEGEAIIELEERDGDLKKGRREDGIWEIVKGFSKEEEIMNSVSARFEADKVWLELYEDGHLGFGRVSFTGIK